One segment of candidate division KSB1 bacterium DNA contains the following:
- a CDS encoding FAD-dependent oxidoreductase, translating into MYKVASNTAIDAAVVAKHAGARNVYIIYRRSFNEMPAWKKERDAALDLGIHFLILSQPLDYVSENGQLTGLKIARTELGESDARGRRRPIIIRNSEYIFSVDHVIEAIGQRIDEETKKALGELELDSNGWIKVDEHFQTSIEKVFAGGDIINGGTTAVQAVAEGMRAAVAMDKWLGSH; encoded by the coding sequence TTGTATAAAGTCGCTAGCAATACCGCTATCGATGCTGCCGTCGTGGCAAAGCATGCTGGCGCACGAAATGTCTACATTATCTATCGTCGCTCGTTCAACGAAATGCCCGCCTGGAAAAAGGAACGGGATGCTGCGCTGGATTTAGGCATTCATTTTCTGATTCTGTCCCAGCCATTAGATTATGTGTCCGAAAACGGCCAGTTAACAGGGCTCAAAATCGCCCGCACCGAATTGGGCGAATCCGATGCCAGGGGTCGCCGTAGACCTATCATCATTCGCAATAGCGAATATATTTTTTCTGTCGATCATGTCATCGAAGCCATTGGTCAGCGCATCGATGAGGAGACGAAAAAAGCATTGGGGGAACTGGAATTGGACAGCAATGGCTGGATTAAAGTAGATGAGCATTTCCAGACCTCCATTGAAAAAGTCTTTGCTGGTGGTGATATCATCAATGGCGGAACGACGGCGGTGCAGGCCGTGGCTGAAGGCATGAGGGCGGCGGTGGCGATGGATAAGTGGTTAGGTAGCCACTAG